The Hippocampus zosterae strain Florida chromosome 20, ASM2543408v3, whole genome shotgun sequence genome contains a region encoding:
- the LOC127593399 gene encoding cytochrome c oxidase subunit 7A-related protein, mitochondrial-like isoform X2 — protein sequence MYYKFNSITQRLTGATANAYTPQGLRPAVPPVSPPVIFASPTKLATEAGSQVQYLGVNKVPDLQRLFQAEKVPDQARVRVVFPKSK from the exons ATGTACTATAAGTTTAATAGCATAACACAGCGGCTCACTGGAGCAACCGCCAACGCATACACCCCGCAG gGTCTCCGTCCAGCTGTCCCTCCAGTCAGTCCCCCTGTCATCTTTGCTTCTCCTACCAAGTTGGCAACTGAAGCAGGAAGCCAGGTGCAATATTTGGGAGTCAACAAAGTCCCCGACTTGCAGAGACTCTTCCAG gcagagaaggtccccgaCCAAGCCCGAGTAAGAGTTGTTTTCCCAAAGAGCAAGTGA
- the LOC127593399 gene encoding cytochrome c oxidase subunit 7A-related protein, mitochondrial-like isoform X1, with product MYYKFNSITQRLTGATANAYTPQGLRPAVPPVSPPVIFASPTKLATEAGSQVQYLGVNKVPDLQRLFQTSDGVPVHLKGGLIDKLLYRTTMGLTIGGALYCLVALYFAAQPSNK from the exons ATGTACTATAAGTTTAATAGCATAACACAGCGGCTCACTGGAGCAACCGCCAACGCATACACCCCGCAG gGTCTCCGTCCAGCTGTCCCTCCAGTCAGTCCCCCTGTCATCTTTGCTTCTCCTACCAAGTTGGCAACTGAAGCAGGAAGCCAGGTGCAATATTTGGGAGTCAACAAAGTCCCCGACTTGCAGAGACTCTTCCAG ACATCTGACGGAGTCCCAGTCCATCTGAAGGGGGGTCTGATTGACAAGCTGCTCTACAGAACCACCATGGGGCTGACCATTGGAGGGGCGCTTTACTGCCTCGTCGCGCTCTACTTTGCTGCTcagcctagcaacaagtga
- the LOC127593398 gene encoding potassium voltage-gated channel subfamily G member 3-like, with protein sequence MKFGSSFCTLNVGGRRFPFSVELMKHLPLSRLSRLYRCVSESELLELCDDYDRDRNEFFFDRHSEAFSFIMLYLQHGKLRFVPHMCELSFYNEMLYWGLESADLQLCCQRRLDERLSDCFVHFFPEEEPQGPEEAPDHWLERMRRTFEEPTSSVAAQILASVSVLFVLISMVMLCASTLPEWKDAETLDEHRIIEAVCIGWFTAECIVRFIVSRDKCEFVRRPLNIIDLLAITPYYISVTATMLTGENSQLQRAGVTLRVLRIMRIFWVIKLARHFLGLQTLGLTLRRCYREMVMLLVFIFVAMAIFSALAQLLEGGNQDYTSIPAASWWVIISMTTVGYGDMYPVTVAGRLLGGICVVSGIVLLALPITFIYHSFVQCYHELKVRSARCIRSSSSDFID encoded by the exons ATGAAGTTTGGAAGCAGTTTCTGCACCCTGAACGTTGGCGGTCGCAGATTTCCCTTCTCGGTGGAGTTGATGAAGCACCTCCCACTGAGCAGACTCAGCCGGCTGTATCGCTGCGTGTCAGAGAGCGAGCTGTTAGAGCTGTGCGATGATTACGACCGTGACAGGAACGAGTTTTTTTTCGACCGCCACTCCGAGGCCTTCAGCTTCATCATGCTGTACTTGCAGCACGGCAAGCTGCGCTTTGTCCCCCACATGTGCGAACTCTCCTTCTATAACGAGATGCTCTACTGGGGCCTCGAGAGCGCCGATCTGCAACTGTGCTGCCAGCGGCGCCTGGATGAGCGTCTGTCCGACTGCTTTGTCCACTTTTTCCCTGAAGAGGAGCCGCAAGGGCCGGAGGAAGCGCCCGATCATTGGctggagaggatgaggaggacctTCGAGGAGCCCACGTCCTCGGTGGCGGCGCAAATCTTGGCCTCTGTGTCTGTGCTGTTTGTTCTCATTTCGATGGTGATGCTGTGTGCCAGCACCTTGCCAGAGTGGAAGGATGCTGAGACACTGGATGAACACAG GATCATCGAGGCGGTGTGCATCGGTTGGTTCACCGCCGAGTGCATCGTCCGTTTCATCGTGTCTCGGGACAAATGCGAGTTTGTGCGCCGTCCTCTGAACATCATCGACCTGCTGGCCATCACTCCGTATTACATCTCCGTGACGGCCACCATGCTGACGGGAGAGAACTCTCAGCTTCAGCGCGCCGGCGTGACGCTGCGGGTGCTGCGCATCATGAGAATCTTCTGGGTGATCAAGCTGGCTCGTCACTTCTTGGGCCTGCAAACCCTCGGCCTGACGCTGAGACGATGTTACCGCGAAATGGTCATGCTGCTGGTGTTCATCTTTGTCGCCATGGCCATCTTCAGCGCGCTGGCGCAGCTTTTAGAAGGAGGAAACCAAGACTATACTAGCATCCCTGCTGCCAGCTGGTGGGTCATCATCTCCATGACGACGGTGGGCTACGGTGACATGTACCCGGTGACCGTGGCGGGTCGCCTACTGGGCGGGATCTGCGTGGTGAGTGGAATCGTGCTCCTAGCGCTGCCCATCACCTTCATCTACCACAGTTTTGTGCAGTGCTACCACGAGCTGAAGGTGCGTTCGGCACGCTGCATCCGTAGCTCGTCGAGTGATTTCATTGACTGA
- the LOC127593399 gene encoding cytochrome c oxidase subunit 7A-related protein, mitochondrial-like isoform X3 codes for MYYKFNSITQRLTGATANAYTPQGLRPAVPPVSPPVIFASPTKLATEAGSQVQYLGVNKVPDLQRLFQEFTASSSNTPQWIL; via the exons ATGTACTATAAGTTTAATAGCATAACACAGCGGCTCACTGGAGCAACCGCCAACGCATACACCCCGCAG gGTCTCCGTCCAGCTGTCCCTCCAGTCAGTCCCCCTGTCATCTTTGCTTCTCCTACCAAGTTGGCAACTGAAGCAGGAAGCCAGGTGCAATATTTGGGAGTCAACAAAGTCCCCGACTTGCAGAGACTCTTCCAG GAGTTTACTGCCTCCTCCTCCAACACCCCTCAGTGGATCTTGTGA